The following is a genomic window from Variovorax paradoxus.
ATGGGCTATGGCGCCAAGCTGTTCATTCGCCTGGCGTTCCAAGGCGCGCAGAGCCTCCGGCGCTTCAGCCTGGTGCGCGACCAGATTCACTTTCTGGGCAATTACTCGCTCGCCATCATTGCGGTGTCCGGCCTTTTCGTCGGCTTTGTGCTCGGCCTGCAGATGTATTACGCACTGCAGCGCTACGGTTCTTCCGAGGCGCTTGGCCTGCTGGTCGCCCTCAGCTTGGTGCGCGAGCTCGGCCCCGTGGTGGCAGCCTTGCTTTTTACCGGGCGTGCCGGTACCTCGCTGACTGCAGAAATCGGCCTCATGAAGGCCGGCGAGCAGCTCAGTGCCATGGAAATGATGGCCGTCGACCCCGTGCGGCGAATTCTTGCTCCACGCTTTTGGGCCGGCGTCATCACCATGCCGCTGCTGGCGGCCGTGTTCAGCGCGGTCGGCATCATGGGGGGCTACGTAGTGGGCGTGCTGATGCTGGGCGTCGACCCGGGCGCGTTCTGGGGTCAGATGCAAGGCGGCGTCGATGTCTGGCGCGACGTCGGCAACGGCGTGATCAAGAGCATCGTCTTCGGCTTTACCGTGACCTTCATTGCGCTGCTGCAGGGCTACGAGGCCCAGCCCACGCCTGAAGGCGTGTCGCGCGCGACCACGCGCACGGTGGTCATGGCATCGCTGTCGGTGCTCGGCCTCGACTTCCTGTTGACCGCCATGATGTTCAGTATTTGAAGGAGCCTGGGCTCCAATCGTTCTAGAGAGTGCAAACCATGCAACGTTCCACTAACGACATCTGGGTCGGCCTGTTCGTCCTGATCGGCGGCGCGGCGCTTCTGTTCCTCGCGCTGCAATCGGCCAACCTGCTGAGCCTGAATTTCCAGAAGACGTACAACGTCACCGCGCGCTTCGACAACATCGGCGGTCTCAAGCCGCAAACCGCGGTCAAGAGCGCGGGCGTGG
Proteins encoded in this region:
- the mlaE gene encoding lipid asymmetry maintenance ABC transporter permease subunit MlaE translates to MTWWKPADVGFAVRSKLADMGYGAKLFIRLAFQGAQSLRRFSLVRDQIHFLGNYSLAIIAVSGLFVGFVLGLQMYYALQRYGSSEALGLLVALSLVRELGPVVAALLFTGRAGTSLTAEIGLMKAGEQLSAMEMMAVDPVRRILAPRFWAGVITMPLLAAVFSAVGIMGGYVVGVLMLGVDPGAFWGQMQGGVDVWRDVGNGVIKSIVFGFTVTFIALLQGYEAQPTPEGVSRATTRTVVMASLSVLGLDFLLTAMMFSI